GTTTTGTCGGACAGTCAGTGGTCAACTTATTTGTGCCAATAATTATTGTTACTTGTGGAAGTTTTACAATTACATAATACACAACTACATTTATGACTATGACAGTCCATAGTCAACTTATTTGTGCGAACGATTATTTTTAAATTGCTACTTGTTGAATTTTTGCAAAACGATGTTGATCATTATACGACCACGACTAAAGGAAATTTCATTTAAACTTGATTGCAACTTCTAAttaaaaaatcacagaaatcaacagtaaataaatcaaatgatgctatttttcatgataaaaaCAGAAAGAGTTTTTCAAATTATGCCAAAATCTatatcttgaaaaaaaaatgaagtATTGAAATTTTACCGTTTACGCTATCTGTTAAAATTAAAGTATGATACACCTAACAATAAAGACATTCAGTGTAGCAAATGggcgaaaatgaaaaaaacatttgaccTTCTCCATTCCATTTGCAGGGACGGGTAGTTCGGATATTTATGCCGGAAGTCTTTTGGATGATAACCAGTGGCATGATGTCGACATAGTCAGAGAAAGTCACGAGTGTAACATTACGATCGATCGTTTGAAAACTGTCGGAAAATTGGTTGGAGACTTCTTGAACTTGGATGTGGATTCGACGGTATGTTGCATTTCTCTCTCTGGAAttgctgaaaaaaatcatgaaatcatgatgCGCAGCGCTGTAAAGTTGAAATGTTTTGGCGAGGGTCGAGACATTTCCTACCCAACCAGAACAGTGCCGGTGTAatatctgtggttgtttcccatgtgtcagtgtttccaaacaataggcagctagagagaccatgacttttcaataggggggatacacagaaaaacttgtcaatctatttttgagcgttcccaaacaatgaggggaaacactcaaaaacagaaacactcaaaaacattacaccggtttaCATTCGACAATAAAGATTTCATAGGGAAACGAATGAACTCATGTGACAAAATCTTACATTTTAGCTCAATCTCGGCGGTCTGACCACTTTCACCCACATGCACGGCGTCACCACCAAGCATAACTTCACCGGTTGCATCGAGAATATCTACTTCAATGACTTGAACATGCTCCGTGACGTGACGGAGGTGCCGATGAGGCCACGCTACCGGGTAGATGGCGGAGTACAGTTCCAGTGCATGGTACGTGTGCTCATCTCGCTACAAAACAATTCGTATTCCACACTGTAATCTCAACAGAAGATCACATAATTCATTTCAATCACAATGGGATACAGGCCAAAGACGGAGGcaccaggccaataaacccagttGGTGCTTAACCCTAGTGACCCGCAATAACGCTTCTCTACACCTGTTAGTAGGAGACTTCAAAACTGTAGTACTTAGAAGAGTTCATCTTTCTGTTCACAGGAAATATTGTGACCAGGCTATCTGAATTTGTTAAATGATTGTCGCTTTCGCTTGCAGATGGATGAGCAAACTGCCATCACTTTTGACTCTTTTGAAGCCCACATTGAATATATGGCGCAGGGTGAGAAAGGCCGACTGCGTATCCACCTTGTTTTCCGCACGTACAACCCCGATGGCATCATGGTCTACTACAAATTCGGCTTGTTCGAGTTTGTGATTAAACTCAGCCCCAACGGCTATCTGCAGTATACAATCCAGGGGCTCGAGGGAAGTGAGGATCTCGAGGACACAATCAAGAATCGTAAGTGTCTGTCATGTAAAACAAGGAGTGTATTTTATACAGTTTGATTCCgattatattttttatttgaatatACCGATCCCGTTAGCTGTGTGGTTAAGTCATCTGttaccctcaggactgacaagtgctgtctttaatagacagggtgtcctcaatagggaGGTGTTCGctattagagaggttccactctaaTGTACTGCCAACTTTCCAGGTGCTGAATGGAACGAGAATGGCATCTTCAATGACGGCTTGTGGCACGAAATATCCTTCTTGGCCGACAGAAACCGTGCCAACTTCACCGTCGACAAACAGGTCAGGATAACAACGCATCCGATGAACTTTGACGAGATAGGTGACGGCAAATATATGATCGGCAGtaagtttgttttctttcaagaGTGGAGCGTGtgacatgttgattttttgttCTGTAGTGGCTACCAATTTGCTCGTGTCTGTTTGGCTGTTTATATGCTCAAAATTAGACCTGTCCTCCTAAAAGCAAAAACAAACAatgtttttatcattatttggTGTTCTGACCATGGgtttttatcattatttgatGTTCTGTCTTCTGGGTCAGAAGttaaaaaacatttcagacGCCCTTTTCTTCTTAATGTCCCTATTTGTTTCTCGGAACAGTCAAATTTTCcagatgacgtcatcgtatcagACGTCTGTTGACACGATGAAGTCACCGACCTGCGTTAGTTTAAGCAAAGCATAACAGATGGCGGTCGTGTTCCACGAACACCGACAGGAAAATCTTGCCTCGTTTTATAAAGATAACCAGGACTGTAGTTCCGTAGTCGATGCACCATAGTACTGTCGTGTTTGACTCTCTTTAGGTGGACCTGAGGGCTACCCGGGTTATCTCGGCTGCATGCAGGGCCTGTCCGTCGGCACTAAATCCATCGTCACTGCCACATTGAAGGAAGGGGCTAGGTCTGGTGCGGCGGTGGGGTCTTGCGCCATGCGCGATCGATGTCACCCAAATCCCTGTGAACATAACGGGGCGTGCACGCAGGACTGGTCGACGTTTTACTGCGATTGCGAGGGCACAGGCTACACTGGTGCGGTGTGTCATCTCTGTAAGTACCAGTATGCGTAGGGAAATGTTGATATAAAGTGTTAATGTCATCGTCCAAATAAAAATAGACCAGCGTTCATCAAAGCGGATGGTTTCTTTTCAATAGCTGCACTATCTGACTACTCTAAACCGCAAAATTTCCGTGAAAATTGTTAAGTGGAAACTGAAAGGAATTTTAAAATCGGTCAAAATGAGAATCAtaacattttaaagttttccaaaaaaattttgaaaattgaaagtgAATGTCAAAGTTTCAACGGttgaaatatgtacatgtaccaagtatGTATTTCGGAATTGCAGTTGTGTAAACTGAATGAAATTTATACTACTTATTcaattgcatgcatgataaccgTACTATGGTAGTCCACCGGCAAGTAACGATGATCACTCATTTTCAGCTGCCCACTTCCAATCTTGTACCGAGGCGAAGGAGACGAATAAAGATGCAGCAGAATTGGCCACGATAATAGACGTGGATGGTTCCGGGCCGCTCAAACCCTTCAAGGTCACTTGTGATTTCAAAGGTACGTACCATCGAAGAACAAATGAGCTGCAGCCTCCGATGTATAAATCATGGTCGAGGTGACCGACTTATAATCTCAACTGTGACTGACTTATAATCTCAACTATCGGGGTGGAAATGTGACTGACTTATAATCTCAACTATCGGGGTGGAAATGTGACTGACTTATAATCTCAACTATCGGGGTGGAAATGTGACTGACTTATAATCTCAACTATCGGGGTGGAAATGTGACTGACTTATAATCTCAACTATCGGGGTGGAAATGTGACTGACTTATAATCTCAACTATCAGGGTGGAAATGTGACTGACTTATAATCTCAACTGTCGGGGTGGAAATGTGACTGACTTATAATCTCAACTATCGGGATGGAAATGTAACTGACTTATAATCTCAACTATCGGGTTGGAAATGTGACTGACTTGTAATCTATCAGGGGGAAAAGGGTCAAGCTGACTGAATTCTAATCTGACTATCAGGGGGGATGGTCGAGGTGACTGACTTATATTCTGACTATCAGAGGGGAAAATGGTCTAGGTGACTTACTTGTAATCTGACTAGCTGAACCAAACAATGTTAAGAAAGCCTCGTCTAAAGGGGAGTGCTAGGAAATGCAGCAAACGACAGCCTCCGATCAGACAGAGACAGAGAAGCTTAATTCATCAATTTCTATTGCAGAGGGCATCAAGACTAAAGTATCGCACCGCTACATGGAAGAAATGCTGGTTGATGGTTTCGACGACCCGGGATCCTACCGTCGCGAGATCATCTACGATGCTGACGTTGATCAGCTGACGGCCATGATAGAACGTGCCTCCAAGTGTCAACAGTCCATCAACTATAAATGCAGGGCAGCAAGATTATTAGCGCAACCACGTAAGTTCTCCATTCGTATGATGAGGAAGACCGTAGCTCGATGGGGAATATAATATGCCTGACCGTCGAAAAAATGTCGACGCAGATATATACACCTTCTCGGATCCGATAGTACACCTCGGGCTGTGGGCTTTGGTCGAAGCGACCCAAAGATGGACTTGGCTCGATTGTCGTGCTAGAAATATCAGTGGCACACACTGGGTGGCTGGAAATATGTTGACCACAGTTCTACCAGCTGCAGGTCTGTACGCCTAGAACACAGAGTATGCATCTGCAGCAAGAGTCAGCTTATCAACCTGTCAATTTTTTTCAGCGTCCCCGTTCGACAGGATCCGAGGCTTTGGCTGGTGGGTCAGCCGCACAAAGCAGCCGATGTACTACTGGGGCGGCGCGGCGCCGGGGACCTACAAGTGCGCCTGCGGTGTCTCCGGTACGTGCGACGGGAAACAGGAGCGGTGTAACTGCGACGCTAACGACGAGAATCAGTGGAAGAGCGACGACGGTCTCCTGCAAGACAAGGGGTACCTGCCGGTCATGGAGCTGAGGTTTGGCGATACTGGGACGCTGCTGGACCGGAAGCAAGCCAAGCATAAGTTGGGCGCACTTGAGTGCTTTGGGGATGGTAAGTGACTGAGTCTAAGCGGtgtacacccatttcgcctattcaccatttcgcctattcactaTTTGGCctttacccatttcgcctattcaccatttcgcctattcaccatttcgcctttACCCATTTCgtctattcaccatttcgccttcacccatttcgcctattcactaTTTTGACTGTATGAATTtccaaattaatttttcaaCGCTCGCCCTTTCAGCTCTCTACGAAAACTCGATCACATTCCGTAAAGCAGACGCAACAGTGGAATTCCCACCTCTCCAGTATGACGAAATCGACACCCTCGACATTCGATTTCAGTTCCGAACAACATCTGACCAGGGCACGTTCATTCATTCGACCGGTGAAAACCAGTTCATGGCAGTCAGTTATAACTGTAAGTTCTCCTAAATCACAGATGGGAACAGTATTCAGAGCGAACTACCATGCATGTAGTTAAGAATACGCACTTTGTTTTCCTGATAGGGATAGGACGTTGGGGGCGCGGGGGGGTTAAGTCGCTACATCAGAGACCTTCAGCTTGGGGGCGAGTTAAACAGAAGTTGGAAAGTCCTGCTACACTGACTGTAAAGATGTCATCGATAATTCTCAAATTCCAAGTCAGCCTGACTTGACTGAGCAAATAAATATATCACCGTTTTGAATATTCCAGCTGGCACTATTGTTTCATTCCGCTTTAACGTCGGCCGTGGTGTTGAGGCCATCGAAGTGATCTCGCCGTCGAAACTCAACGATGGAATTATTTGGCACACCGTCACTGTCGAGCGAAATCGTAAGGAGTACTATATGAAAGTCGACATGCTGGCGCCAGTGACACGGCCAGAGCCCATCAATCAGGGCTACAAGAACTTCTGGTTCACCGAGAACTTCACAGTGGGTAAGGATTGTTCAATTTTCACTTCTATCCTTTGGGTTGAATATGTCGCTGCTTTGTGAGTATAAGGTCTTGTGCTGTAAACCGCAAAACTTATGGGCCTACTGAATTTTgcgatttgcaaaaatttcacaatcggaattttttttttctaacaAACGTTTTGGCCATTTTTATATGGCGTATCGAGATTATTCACAAACTCCGCAGTGACAGTGGCATGATTAAGTCCGAACACGACTGAAAGAGAAAACTCTCAGCTGAGGCCATGCAGGCGTTAGTCCCTAACATAATGATCATTTGAAACTGTCTAATTGTGTATCATCGGATCGAATTCTAGGTGCCACGGTCGACTTCAGGAATGGTTACGTTGGCTGCATGCGTGGACTACAGGTCAATGGGGAACTCTACGACATCCGAGGGAAAGTCGCCCGGGAGGAATCTACCTACGGCTTGTCCCAGACGTGCGTGCCAAAGTGCGCCAGCAACCCGTGTATTAATAACGGAGACTGTAAGGAGGGCTTCTCAGATTACACGTGTGACTGCACCTACACACCTTGGAGAGGATATATCTGTGGAAGAGGTGAGTTGAGCTCCAATATACATATACAGGGATGTGAAATTTCCGATTTTAGGCTGATATCAGACCTTTTTTTCTTGATAAATGCTAGAATTGATAGCTGGAAGGCGATGATTTTTAtctccgggggggggggggggacatacCTTTCATTCGATATTTGATGATGCAAAAGGGTGCTTTTGCATCGCCATCGGCCAAAAGCGTTGTCAAAATGTTTGTCGAACGGTGAACTTGAGTCGGTAATTTGATCTTGGACATTTTACGCATCTTGATCAATGTTATCACGATGTAAAAGAATGAAAGGGAAACCTCAGGATTTTTATATCCAGGTCATCCTAGCCCTGGTATGACAAAACTTGCCTCCACTCACAGAGGTTGGTTTCTTGTCTTTACAGAGGTCGGTACGAATCTCGGCTCAGGGGATATGATCAAGTATGTCTTCGACGCAAAGGGTTCGCTGGCCACCGAGGAGGAGGTGATTACGGTGGGTTTCGCCACGCAGGAGAAGAAGGGTATTCTCATGAAGATTGTCAACCCGGACAATGATGAGTATATATCCATTGAGCTTAACAACAACGGTAAGAATGTCACCGATGTAACAAACTCATGTTCAGCGAGATGAAATGTTCGCGTTTCTTTATTTTGCAATTTGCAgaaaacttctgaaaaaaaattaatattcATGTTTGGCAGATAATAAGTTTGCTTGGGCGCTAGAAAGGTACGCGTCTCGCTGCGACGTCTGCCGAGATTTATAAGAAGTACACTTCTTCACAGCGTGGCAATAAATTGTGCACTCACTAAATCGAGAATATTGTCACGCTGACCTTGGTTACTAAACTTTCATCTTGCATTTCCCAGGTGGTGTCACTGTTTACTACAACTTCGGTGCCAAGTCCGGTGGCCCGAGCAGTGTTTCGACCCAGACTTTGGAGCAAGGCGTCGATCTGACCAACAACCAGCAGCATGTTGTAAAGTTCAGGAGAACGAAGGGAGGCCGCAAcctgattttgcaggtatgctCCTGAAGCACCTTGACGTTTcaagaaaatacagtagaacctctctattaagaacacccctgggactgacaagtgctatccttgatagagaggtgtcctgattagagaggtcaaatcgtcaatggaaacaatcaagttGGAACCAAAACCTCATTGGCAACCCTACAGTTCTATTGTCCCCGTAGCCAATCATTTCATGGGAAAACCAACAAGGCtcttgaaaagttcaaaaacCTACCTTGAAATCttgtttcatgatatttgataagAACATCTGGCAGCTGGTTCATGTCTTCATACTCTCGTCATAATGATTTTCCAGGTTGATGAATATACGCCGGCCCTCAAAGACTTGAACCTCGCCCCAGGGGCTGACACCAAGTTGAATGGACCAAAGTTCATCTATATGGGCAAAGACGGTAAGTGCTGACGGTTTGGCCCTGGTTGCCAGTTTTGCATAATTGTAATCACTAATATCTACCCTGGCTGAAAATAGGCACCAATCAATCAGTATATCGCCACAAAATTGAAAACGGTGGCCTCCACACCGACTTAAAGGAGTGGAaatattgcccccccccctaatAAAAAACTGCACTGTGCCTGTGCATGATCGACGTCCAAATTCCAGCCCATGTACTGCCAACTTCTCAGCCAGTCGACTACAGACATGGCTGGAAACTGAGCTGTGGGGACTGCTAAAGTGCTAGGTGAACTTGCTTGATTGCAAACTCACTCCCTTGCAATAAATCCTTCAAACTGTAGCTGGTCATCGTGTGCCCCTCATCAATTTTCGGCGCTAgaatatcatttttattttctcTGATAAACCTTTTTGGTCGAtattttgtcatctttttacttaAAGACTTCACTTCACTTTTCCAGAGGGCACCAAGACCGGTGAGGGCTTCACCGGGTGCATCTACAGGGCCAAGTTCAACAACATCTACCCCCTGAAACTGGCTTTTAACGCTCCCAGGCCACCGAATATTATTCTATCCCCTCCAGGTACGTTGACTCATACGAAAGTGCTTCTGCTAATTTCTATGTTGCAGTTAGCCATGAGAGATTATCGGGCTTCCATTCACTTACATTACTTCCTCGAGGAAAATTAATCTGAAGTTTACGTAAGACAGtggaatctctctattaagtttgaaaacattttgacgTTGAAGTGTATTGCCAACATTTTTTAAACAATTTCTTACTTGGTCATGTCAGTGGCAGTATTTTTGGCAAACTATACAAGATATGTCTTCAGACTTATTACATTTTGCCCAAAATATCATTGCACTGGAACTAAAATTGATTCGAATTGACCAGACTGTGTTCATACTCCATAGTGATTTGAATATTCTACGATACTTTTGCTATCATTAGATTTACGCGAGGACAAGTGTGGGTTTGAGGAGATACTTCCGCCCCACGAACCGTACGAAACACGTACACTGGACGCTAAAATAGAAGCCCCGCCTCCGTTATACAAAGTTGATCGTGGTCGTCACGATGCCCTCTTGGGAGGTAAAACACATTACAATCGAGCGAGAATCCGTCTAGCTTCTCTTTATTTTCGCAAGGCTTCGTTAGATATCCTTTCCGCTCTTGGCTTCAGCTTCTTAGCCTGGAGAATTTGCTTTTCACAGCTGTCGAACATTTTCCTTGACACTCCAGAGCATTTTTTTCTCGCGAAAATCAATGCCTGGGAACTGTGAGCCATTGTCATTACTGTAAATAGCTACGTAAGTTGTATAATAGCGAGATGCAATTCGAAACACAGGATTGAGTGAAAATGTTCGTCAGCACGTGGGAGGTAGAGCTTAGGGTGCGGTTGCTTTTATCCATGGCGCTTTTCCCAAAACACGGTGTTCTCCAAGTTTTTCTGTAGATATATTGTAAATTGCTTACTTGCCGTTTCCTTAAAACAGATATGCGTGAGGATAAGTGCGGTTTCGAGGAAATTTTACCACCTCCGGAACCAATTGAGCAGAGAACTGAAAATGTGGACATTCTTATTCCACCTATGGAACCGGTTAAAACCGCCGGTATAAATGGTCCAATTCTCGGAGGTAATATAGATGTCACCACCGTGCGGCTCGCCATAGATGTAGGATAGTAGacctcgccccccccccctcccagttTTCGTTGTGCCTGGTTTCGGTTGCGTGCTTTGTGCATGTTGCGGTGTCTTACTGTCAGGGAATGATAACTGTTTCCGAAAATTCCATCGAACATAAACAAAGAAAATTTTCGCTGTTTTGAGAAAACTGTTTAAACGAAAATTCTACATCACTCTGTACTTTTGcagaggtggcagcacctgttaTTAAATTTCGTTGACTGACATCCCGATTCATTTGGTGTGAATCGGGATGTCCGTCGTCAATATTTCATAGCATTTGACCGCTAGCTCACTATTGTATGTTCAGCTGGGTGTGGTGCGTGAAGTGATTACGTCATGCATGATACA
This genomic window from Lineus longissimus chromosome 13, tnLinLong1.2, whole genome shotgun sequence contains:
- the LOC135498490 gene encoding neurexin-4-like isoform X3, yielding MKGEQRFIYLLLSLLGIGFSTAQDWGALYGYGSGGSMGVYRMENFGFSEYCKPTPEALGVYNGTITDAQMTAPPNSWARQREPWKARLYHNSAWQAETNDYLQYLQVDFGNRHVLMAVATQGMRGSLHWVTQYKLLFSNDEKNWEPITEKNGEPKLFIGNDNADSIKLNVLEFPIVARYIRINPQRWSGFIAMRVELYGCKFDSHQAFFAGKGIVQYDVTGPVYQVRSRNDFIRLRFRTSSPFGLLFYAGSSQGDFFSIELYRGILKVSVNLGTGSSDIYAGSLLDDNQWHDVDIVRESHECNITIDRLKTVGKLVGDFLNLDVDSTLNLGGLTTFTHMHGVTTKHNFTGCIENIYFNDLNMLRDVTEVPMRPRYRVDGGVQFQCMMDEQTAITFDSFEAHIEYMAQGEKGRLRIHLVFRTYNPDGIMVYYKFGLFEFVIKLSPNGYLQYTIQGLEGSEDLEDTIKNRAEWNENGIFNDGLWHEISFLADRNRANFTVDKQVRITTHPMNFDEIGDGKYMIGSGPEGYPGYLGCMQGLSVGTKSIVTATLKEGARSGAAVGSCAMRDRCHPNPCEHNGACTQDWSTFYCDCEGTGYTGAVCHLSAHFQSCTEAKETNKDAAELATIIDVDGSGPLKPFKVTCDFKEGIKTKVSHRYMEEMLVDGFDDPGSYRREIIYDADVDQLTAMIERASKCQQSINYKCRAARLLAQPPSPFDRIRGFGWWVSRTKQPMYYWGGAAPGTYKCACGVSGTCDGKQERCNCDANDENQWKSDDGLLQDKGYLPVMELRFGDTGTLLDRKQAKHKLGALECFGDALYENSITFRKADATVEFPPLQYDEIDTLDIRFQFRTTSDQGTFIHSTGENQFMAVSYNSGTIVSFRFNVGRGVEAIEVISPSKLNDGIIWHTVTVERNRKEYYMKVDMLAPVTRPEPINQGYKNFWFTENFTVGATVDFRNGYVGCMRGLQVNGELYDIRGKVAREESTYGLSQTCVPKCASNPCINNGDCKEGFSDYTCDCTYTPWRGYICGREVGTNLGSGDMIKYVFDAKGSLATEEEVITVGFATQEKKGILMKIVNPDNDEYISIELNNNGGVTVYYNFGAKSGGPSSVSTQTLEQGVDLTNNQQHVVKFRRTKGGRNLILQVDEYTPALKDLNLAPGADTKLNGPKFIYMGKDEGTKTGEGFTGCIYRAKFNNIYPLKLAFNAPRPPNIILSPPDLREDKCGFEEILPPHEPYETRTLDAKIEAPPPLYKVDRGRHDALLGGILAAVFVVLIIIIIIVACQMTKQKGAYKTQEAKGTENAENPDFAILQERSGQPEVSRKREIFI
- the LOC135498490 gene encoding neurexin-4-like isoform X2, which encodes MKGEQRFIYLLLSLLGIGFSTAQDWGALYGYGSGGSMGVYRMENFANKNYGFSEYCKPTPEALGVYNGTITDAQMTAPPNSWARQREPWKARLYHNSAWQAETNDYLQYLQVDFGNRHVLMAVATQGMRGSLHWVTQYKLLFSNDEKNWEPITEKNGEPKLFIGNDNADSIKLNVLEFPIVARYIRINPQRWSGFIAMRVELYGCKFDSHQAFFAGKGIVQYDVTGPVYQVRSRNDFIRLRFRTSSPFGLLFYAGSSQGDFFSIELYRGILKVSVNLGTGSSDIYAGSLLDDNQWHDVDIVRESHECNITIDRLKTVGKLVGDFLNLDVDSTLNLGGLTTFTHMHGVTTKHNFTGCIENIYFNDLNMLRDVTEVPMRPRYRVDGGVQFQCMMDEQTAITFDSFEAHIEYMAQGEKGRLRIHLVFRTYNPDGIMVYYKFGLFEFVIKLSPNGYLQYTIQGLEGSEDLEDTIKNRAEWNENGIFNDGLWHEISFLADRNRANFTVDKQVRITTHPMNFDEIGDGKYMIGSGPEGYPGYLGCMQGLSVGTKSIVTATLKEGARSGAAVGSCAMRDRCHPNPCEHNGACTQDWSTFYCDCEGTGYTGAVCHLSAHFQSCTEAKETNKDAAELATIIDVDGSGPLKPFKVTCDFKEGIKTKVSHRYMEEMLVDGFDDPGSYRREIIYDADVDQLTAMIERASKCQQSINYKCRAARLLAQPPSPFDRIRGFGWWVSRTKQPMYYWGGAAPGTYKCACGVSGTCDGKQERCNCDANDENQWKSDDGLLQDKGYLPVMELRFGDTGTLLDRKQAKHKLGALECFGDALYENSITFRKADATVEFPPLQYDEIDTLDIRFQFRTTSDQGTFIHSTGENQFMAVSYNSGTIVSFRFNVGRGVEAIEVISPSKLNDGIIWHTVTVERNRKEYYMKVDMLAPVTRPEPINQGYKNFWFTENFTVGATVDFRNGYVGCMRGLQVNGELYDIRGKVAREESTYGLSQTCVPKCASNPCINNGDCKEGFSDYTCDCTYTPWRGYICGREVGTNLGSGDMIKYVFDAKGSLATEEEVITVGFATQEKKGILMKIVNPDNDEYISIELNNNGGVTVYYNFGAKSGGPSSVSTQTLEQGVDLTNNQQHVVKFRRTKGGRNLILQVDEYTPALKDLNLAPGADTKLNGPKFIYMGKDEGTKTGEGFTGCIYRAKFNNIYPLKLAFNAPRPPNIILSPPDMREDKCGFEEILPPPEPIEQRTENVDILIPPMEPVKTAGINGPILGGILAAVFVVLIIIIIIVACQMTKQKGAYKTQEAKGTENAENPDFAILQERSGQPEVSRKREIFI
- the LOC135498490 gene encoding neurexin-4-like isoform X1, encoding MKGEQRFIYLLLSLLGIGFSTAQDWGALYGYGSGGSMGVYRMENFANKNYGFSEYCKPTPEALGVYNGTITDAQMTAPPNSWARQREPWKARLYHNSAWQAETNDYLQYLQVDFGNRHVLMAVATQGMRGSLHWVTQYKLLFSNDEKNWEPITEKNGEPKLFIGNDNADSIKLNVLEFPIVARYIRINPQRWSGFIAMRVELYGCKFDSHQAFFAGKGIVQYDVTGPVYQVRSRNDFIRLRFRTSSPFGLLFYAGSSQGDFFSIELYRGILKVSVNLGTGSSDIYAGSLLDDNQWHDVDIVRESHECNITIDRLKTVGKLVGDFLNLDVDSTLNLGGLTTFTHMHGVTTKHNFTGCIENIYFNDLNMLRDVTEVPMRPRYRVDGGVQFQCMMDEQTAITFDSFEAHIEYMAQGEKGRLRIHLVFRTYNPDGIMVYYKFGLFEFVIKLSPNGYLQYTIQGLEGSEDLEDTIKNRAEWNENGIFNDGLWHEISFLADRNRANFTVDKQVRITTHPMNFDEIGDGKYMIGSGPEGYPGYLGCMQGLSVGTKSIVTATLKEGARSGAAVGSCAMRDRCHPNPCEHNGACTQDWSTFYCDCEGTGYTGAVCHLSAHFQSCTEAKETNKDAAELATIIDVDGSGPLKPFKVTCDFKEGIKTKVSHRYMEEMLVDGFDDPGSYRREIIYDADVDQLTAMIERASKCQQSINYKCRAARLLAQPPSPFDRIRGFGWWVSRTKQPMYYWGGAAPGTYKCACGVSGTCDGKQERCNCDANDENQWKSDDGLLQDKGYLPVMELRFGDTGTLLDRKQAKHKLGALECFGDALYENSITFRKADATVEFPPLQYDEIDTLDIRFQFRTTSDQGTFIHSTGENQFMAVSYNSGTIVSFRFNVGRGVEAIEVISPSKLNDGIIWHTVTVERNRKEYYMKVDMLAPVTRPEPINQGYKNFWFTENFTVGATVDFRNGYVGCMRGLQVNGELYDIRGKVAREESTYGLSQTCVPKCASNPCINNGDCKEGFSDYTCDCTYTPWRGYICGREVGTNLGSGDMIKYVFDAKGSLATEEEVITVGFATQEKKGILMKIVNPDNDEYISIELNNNGGVTVYYNFGAKSGGPSSVSTQTLEQGVDLTNNQQHVVKFRRTKGGRNLILQVDEYTPALKDLNLAPGADTKLNGPKFIYMGKDEGTKTGEGFTGCIYRAKFNNIYPLKLAFNAPRPPNIILSPPDLREDKCGFEEILPPHEPYETRTLDAKIEAPPPLYKVDRGRHDALLGGILAAVFVVLIIIIIIVACQMTKQKGAYKTQEAKGTENAENPDFAILQERSGQPEVSRKREIFI